The Homo sapiens chromosome 5, GRCh38.p14 Primary Assembly genome includes a window with the following:
- the PTTG1 gene encoding securin yields MATLIYVDKENGEPGTRVVAKDGLKLGSGPSIKALDGRSQVSTPRFGKTFDAPPALPKATRKALGTVNRATEKSVKTKGPLKQKQPSFSAKKMTEKTVKAKSSVPASDDAYPEIEKFFPFNPLDFESFDLPEEHQIAHLPLSGVPLMILDEERELEKLFQLGPPSPVKMPSPPWESNLLQSPSSILSTLDVELPPVCCDIDI; encoded by the exons ATGGCTACTCTGATCTATGTTGATAAGGAAAATGGAGAACCAGGCACCCGTGTGGTTGCTAAGGATGGGCTGAAGCTGGGGTCTGGACCTT CAATCAAAGCCTTAGATGGGAGATCTCAAGTTTCAACACCACGTTTTGGCAAAACGTTCGATGCCCCACCAGCCTTACCTAAAGCTACTAGAAAGGCTTTGGGAACTGTCAACAGAGCTACAGAAAAGTCTGTAAAGACCAAGGGACCCCTCAAACAAAAACAGCCAAGCTTTTCTGCCAAAAAG ATGACTGAGAAGACTGTTAAAGCAAAAAGCTCTGTTCCTGCCTCAGATGATGCCtatccagaaatagaaaaattctttCCCTTCAATCCTCTAG ACTTTGAGAGTTTTGACCTGCCTGAAGAGCACCAGATTGCGCACCTCCCCTTGAGTGGAGTGCCTCTCATGATCCTTGACGAGGAGAGAGAGCTTGAAAAGCTGTTTCAGCTGGGCCCCCCTTCACCTGTGAAGATGCCCTCTCCACCATGGGAATCCA ATCTGTTGCAGTCTCCTTCAAGCATTCTGTCGACCCTGGATGTTGAATTGCCACCTGTTTGCTGTGACatagatatttaa
- the SLU7 gene encoding pre-mRNA-splicing factor SLU7 isoform c (isoform c is encoded by transcript variant 7) — translation MKTSIGGQITMSATVVDAVNAAPLSGSKEMSLEEPKKMTREDWRKKKELEEQRKLGNAPAEVDEEGKDINPHIPQYISSVPWYIDPSKRPTLKHQRPQPEKQKQFSSSGEWYKRGVKENSIITKYRKGACENCGAMTHKKKDCFERPRRVGAKFTGTNIAPDEHVQPQLMFDYDGKRDRWNGYNPEEHMKIVEEYAKVDLAKRTLKAQKLQEELASGKLVEQANSPKHQWGEEEPNSQMEKDHNSEDEDEDKYADDIDMPGQNFDSKRRITVRNLRIREDIAKYLRNLDPNSAYYDPKTRAMRENPYANAGKNPDEVSYAGDNFVRYTGDTISMAQTQLFAWEAYDKGSEVHLQADPTKLELLYKSFKVKKEDFKEQQKESILEKYGGQEHLDAPPAELLLAQTEDYVEYSRHGTVIKGQERAVACSKYEEDVKIHNHTHIWGSYWKEGRWGYKCCHSFFKYSYCTGEAGKEIVNSEECIINEITGEESVKKPQTLMELHQEKLKEEKKKKKKKKKKHRKSSSDSDDEEKKHEKLKKALNAEEARLLHVKETMQIDERKRPYNSMYETREPTEEEMEAYRMKRQRPDDPMASFLGQ, via the exons ATGAAAACATCTAT AGGAGGCCAGATAACCATGTCAGCCACAGTTGTAGATGCAGTTAATGCTGCACCCCTATCGGGGTCCAAagaaatgagtttggaagaaccAAAGAAGATGACCAGAGAGGactggagaaagaagaaggagctAGAAGAACAGCGAAAATTGGGCAATGCTCCTGCAGAAGTTGATGAAGAAGGAAA AGACATCAACCCCCATATTCCTCAGTATATTTCTTCAGTGCCATGGTATATTGATCCTTCAAAAAGACCTACTTTAAAACACCAGAGACcacaaccagaaaaacaaaagcagttcAGCTCATCTGGAGAATGGTACAAGAGGGGTGTAAAAGAG aattccATAATTACTAAGTACCGCAAAGGAGCATGTGAAAATTGTGGGGCCATgacacacaaaaagaaagactGCTTTGAG AGACCTAGGCGAGTTGGAGCCAAATTTACAGGTACTAATATAGCTCCAGATGAACATGTCCAGCCTCAACTGATGTTTGACTATGATGGGAAGAGGGATCGGTGGAATGGCTACAATCCAGAAGAACACATGAAAATTGTTGAAGAGTATGCCAAAGTTGATTTG gcaaaacgAACATTGAAAGCCCAGAAACTCCAAGAGGAATTAGCCTCAGGAAAATTAGTGGAACAGGCT AATTCTCCAAAACACCAGTGGGGAGAAGAGGAACCAAATTCTCAGATG GAAAAAGATCATAATAgtgaagatgaggatgaagataAATATGCAGATGATATTGACATGCCTGGACAGAATTTTGACTCCAAGAGACGAATTACTGTCCGGAATCTCAGGATTCGAGAAGATATTGCAAAA tatttgaGGAATTTAGATCCAAATTCTGCCTACTATGATCCAAAAACTAGAGCAATGAGAGAGAATCCTTATGCCAATGCAGGAAAGAATCCAGATGA AGTGAGTTATGCTGGAGATAACTTTGTTAGGTACACAGGAGATACCATTTCAATGGCTCAGACACAGT TGTTTGCATGGGAAGCCTATGACAAGGGATCTGAAGTGCATCTACAGGCAGATCCTACAAAGCTAGAGCTGTTGTATAAGTCCTTCAAAGTCAAAAAAGAAGATTTCAAAGAACAGCAGAAAGAAAGCATCCTGGAAAAG TATGGTGGCCAAGAACATTTGGATGCCCCTCCAGCTGAATTGCTTTTAGCCCAGACTGAAGACTATGTGGAGTACTCAAGACATGGGACAGTCATCAAAGGACAGGAGCGGGCTGTTGCCTGCTCTAAGTATGAGGAGGATGTGAAGATCCACAATCACACA CATATCTGGGGATCGTACTGGAAAGAAGGCCGATGGGGATACAAATGCTGTCACTCTTTTTTCAAGTATTCCTATTGTACTGGAGAAGCTGGGAAGGAGATTGTT AACTCTGAGGAGTGTATTATAAATGAGATAACTGGGGAAGAATCTGTGAAAAAACCTCAAACCCTCATGGAG CTGCatcaagaaaaactgaaagaggaaaagaagaagaagaaaaagaaaaagaagaagcatCGAAAGAGCAGTTCAGATAGTGATGATGAAGAAAAGAAgcatgaaaaattgaaaaag GCACTGAACGCAGAGGAGGCCCGCCTTCTTCATGTCAAGGAGACCATGCAGATTGATGAGAGGAAGCGGCCTTACAATAGCATGTATGAAACTCGAGAACCTACtgaagaggaaatggaggcataTAGAATGAAACGTCAGAGGCCAGATGACCCCATGGCCTCTTTCCTTGGACAGTAG
- the SLU7 gene encoding pre-mRNA-splicing factor SLU7 isoform b (isoform b is encoded by transcript variant 2), with the protein MSATVVDAVNAAPLSGSKEMSLEEPKKMTREDWRKKKELEEQRKLGNAPAEVDEEGKDINPHIPQYISSVPWYIDPSKRPTLKHQRPQPEKQKQFSSSGEWYKRGVKENSIITKYRKGACENCGAMTHKKKDCFERPRRVGAKFTGTNIAPDEHVQPQLMFDYDGKRDRWNGYNPEEHMKIVEEYAKVDLAKRTLKAQKLQEELASGKLVEQANSPKHQWGEEEPNSQMEKDHNSEDEDEDKYADDIDMPGQNFDSKRRITVRNLRIREDIAKYLRNLDPNSAYYDPKTRAMRENPYANAGKNPDEVSYAGDNFVRYTGDTISMAQTQLFAWEAYDKGSEVHLQADPTKLELLYKSFKVKKEDFKEQQKESILEKYGGQEHLDAPPAELLLAQTEDYVEYSRHGTVIKGQERAVACSKYEEDVKIHNHTHIWGSYWKEGRWGYKCCHSFFKYSYCTGEAGKEIVNSEECIINEITGEESVKKPQTLMELHQEKLKEEKKKKKKKKKKHRKSSSDSDDEEKKHEKLKKALNAEEARLLHVKETMQIDERKRPYNSMYETREPTEEEMEAYRMKRQRPDDPMASFLGQ; encoded by the exons ATGTCAGCCACAGTTGTAGATGCAGTTAATGCTGCACCCCTATCGGGGTCCAAagaaatgagtttggaagaaccAAAGAAGATGACCAGAGAGGactggagaaagaagaaggagctAGAAGAACAGCGAAAATTGGGCAATGCTCCTGCAGAAGTTGATGAAGAAGGAAA AGACATCAACCCCCATATTCCTCAGTATATTTCTTCAGTGCCATGGTATATTGATCCTTCAAAAAGACCTACTTTAAAACACCAGAGACcacaaccagaaaaacaaaagcagttcAGCTCATCTGGAGAATGGTACAAGAGGGGTGTAAAAGAG aattccATAATTACTAAGTACCGCAAAGGAGCATGTGAAAATTGTGGGGCCATgacacacaaaaagaaagactGCTTTGAG AGACCTAGGCGAGTTGGAGCCAAATTTACAGGTACTAATATAGCTCCAGATGAACATGTCCAGCCTCAACTGATGTTTGACTATGATGGGAAGAGGGATCGGTGGAATGGCTACAATCCAGAAGAACACATGAAAATTGTTGAAGAGTATGCCAAAGTTGATTTG gcaaaacgAACATTGAAAGCCCAGAAACTCCAAGAGGAATTAGCCTCAGGAAAATTAGTGGAACAGGCT AATTCTCCAAAACACCAGTGGGGAGAAGAGGAACCAAATTCTCAGATG GAAAAAGATCATAATAgtgaagatgaggatgaagataAATATGCAGATGATATTGACATGCCTGGACAGAATTTTGACTCCAAGAGACGAATTACTGTCCGGAATCTCAGGATTCGAGAAGATATTGCAAAA tatttgaGGAATTTAGATCCAAATTCTGCCTACTATGATCCAAAAACTAGAGCAATGAGAGAGAATCCTTATGCCAATGCAGGAAAGAATCCAGATGA AGTGAGTTATGCTGGAGATAACTTTGTTAGGTACACAGGAGATACCATTTCAATGGCTCAGACACAGT TGTTTGCATGGGAAGCCTATGACAAGGGATCTGAAGTGCATCTACAGGCAGATCCTACAAAGCTAGAGCTGTTGTATAAGTCCTTCAAAGTCAAAAAAGAAGATTTCAAAGAACAGCAGAAAGAAAGCATCCTGGAAAAG TATGGTGGCCAAGAACATTTGGATGCCCCTCCAGCTGAATTGCTTTTAGCCCAGACTGAAGACTATGTGGAGTACTCAAGACATGGGACAGTCATCAAAGGACAGGAGCGGGCTGTTGCCTGCTCTAAGTATGAGGAGGATGTGAAGATCCACAATCACACA CATATCTGGGGATCGTACTGGAAAGAAGGCCGATGGGGATACAAATGCTGTCACTCTTTTTTCAAGTATTCCTATTGTACTGGAGAAGCTGGGAAGGAGATTGTT AACTCTGAGGAGTGTATTATAAATGAGATAACTGGGGAAGAATCTGTGAAAAAACCTCAAACCCTCATGGAG CTGCatcaagaaaaactgaaagaggaaaagaagaagaagaaaaagaaaaagaagaagcatCGAAAGAGCAGTTCAGATAGTGATGATGAAGAAAAGAAgcatgaaaaattgaaaaag GCACTGAACGCAGAGGAGGCCCGCCTTCTTCATGTCAAGGAGACCATGCAGATTGATGAGAGGAAGCGGCCTTACAATAGCATGTATGAAACTCGAGAACCTACtgaagaggaaatggaggcataTAGAATGAAACGTCAGAGGCCAGATGACCCCATGGCCTCTTTCCTTGGACAGTAG
- the SLU7 gene encoding pre-mRNA-splicing factor SLU7 isoform a (isoform a is encoded by transcript variant 1) codes for MDLGLAAAGLGGQITMSATVVDAVNAAPLSGSKEMSLEEPKKMTREDWRKKKELEEQRKLGNAPAEVDEEGKDINPHIPQYISSVPWYIDPSKRPTLKHQRPQPEKQKQFSSSGEWYKRGVKENSIITKYRKGACENCGAMTHKKKDCFERPRRVGAKFTGTNIAPDEHVQPQLMFDYDGKRDRWNGYNPEEHMKIVEEYAKVDLAKRTLKAQKLQEELASGKLVEQANSPKHQWGEEEPNSQMEKDHNSEDEDEDKYADDIDMPGQNFDSKRRITVRNLRIREDIAKYLRNLDPNSAYYDPKTRAMRENPYANAGKNPDEVSYAGDNFVRYTGDTISMAQTQLFAWEAYDKGSEVHLQADPTKLELLYKSFKVKKEDFKEQQKESILEKYGGQEHLDAPPAELLLAQTEDYVEYSRHGTVIKGQERAVACSKYEEDVKIHNHTHIWGSYWKEGRWGYKCCHSFFKYSYCTGEAGKEIVNSEECIINEITGEESVKKPQTLMELHQEKLKEEKKKKKKKKKKHRKSSSDSDDEEKKHEKLKKALNAEEARLLHVKETMQIDERKRPYNSMYETREPTEEEMEAYRMKRQRPDDPMASFLGQ; via the exons ATGGACTTGGGGCTAGCTGCGGCGGGGCTGG GAGGCCAGATAACCATGTCAGCCACAGTTGTAGATGCAGTTAATGCTGCACCCCTATCGGGGTCCAAagaaatgagtttggaagaaccAAAGAAGATGACCAGAGAGGactggagaaagaagaaggagctAGAAGAACAGCGAAAATTGGGCAATGCTCCTGCAGAAGTTGATGAAGAAGGAAA AGACATCAACCCCCATATTCCTCAGTATATTTCTTCAGTGCCATGGTATATTGATCCTTCAAAAAGACCTACTTTAAAACACCAGAGACcacaaccagaaaaacaaaagcagttcAGCTCATCTGGAGAATGGTACAAGAGGGGTGTAAAAGAG aattccATAATTACTAAGTACCGCAAAGGAGCATGTGAAAATTGTGGGGCCATgacacacaaaaagaaagactGCTTTGAG AGACCTAGGCGAGTTGGAGCCAAATTTACAGGTACTAATATAGCTCCAGATGAACATGTCCAGCCTCAACTGATGTTTGACTATGATGGGAAGAGGGATCGGTGGAATGGCTACAATCCAGAAGAACACATGAAAATTGTTGAAGAGTATGCCAAAGTTGATTTG gcaaaacgAACATTGAAAGCCCAGAAACTCCAAGAGGAATTAGCCTCAGGAAAATTAGTGGAACAGGCT AATTCTCCAAAACACCAGTGGGGAGAAGAGGAACCAAATTCTCAGATG GAAAAAGATCATAATAgtgaagatgaggatgaagataAATATGCAGATGATATTGACATGCCTGGACAGAATTTTGACTCCAAGAGACGAATTACTGTCCGGAATCTCAGGATTCGAGAAGATATTGCAAAA tatttgaGGAATTTAGATCCAAATTCTGCCTACTATGATCCAAAAACTAGAGCAATGAGAGAGAATCCTTATGCCAATGCAGGAAAGAATCCAGATGA AGTGAGTTATGCTGGAGATAACTTTGTTAGGTACACAGGAGATACCATTTCAATGGCTCAGACACAGT TGTTTGCATGGGAAGCCTATGACAAGGGATCTGAAGTGCATCTACAGGCAGATCCTACAAAGCTAGAGCTGTTGTATAAGTCCTTCAAAGTCAAAAAAGAAGATTTCAAAGAACAGCAGAAAGAAAGCATCCTGGAAAAG TATGGTGGCCAAGAACATTTGGATGCCCCTCCAGCTGAATTGCTTTTAGCCCAGACTGAAGACTATGTGGAGTACTCAAGACATGGGACAGTCATCAAAGGACAGGAGCGGGCTGTTGCCTGCTCTAAGTATGAGGAGGATGTGAAGATCCACAATCACACA CATATCTGGGGATCGTACTGGAAAGAAGGCCGATGGGGATACAAATGCTGTCACTCTTTTTTCAAGTATTCCTATTGTACTGGAGAAGCTGGGAAGGAGATTGTT AACTCTGAGGAGTGTATTATAAATGAGATAACTGGGGAAGAATCTGTGAAAAAACCTCAAACCCTCATGGAG CTGCatcaagaaaaactgaaagaggaaaagaagaagaagaaaaagaaaaagaagaagcatCGAAAGAGCAGTTCAGATAGTGATGATGAAGAAAAGAAgcatgaaaaattgaaaaag GCACTGAACGCAGAGGAGGCCCGCCTTCTTCATGTCAAGGAGACCATGCAGATTGATGAGAGGAAGCGGCCTTACAATAGCATGTATGAAACTCGAGAACCTACtgaagaggaaatggaggcataTAGAATGAAACGTCAGAGGCCAGATGACCCCATGGCCTCTTTCCTTGGACAGTAG